AAAAAGGATTAAAAGAAGATAATATTATTTTAGTCTATGGAGACCCAGTCAATGGCTGGGGAGAAGAAGGAAGAATTGTATGGTCCTTGCGTTCATTAGGATTTTCTAAATCTTTTATCGTAGACGGAGGATATGGAGCAATCCGAAAGTCTTCCGGTTCCGCAATCCCTTCTCGCCCGGATCTACTCGAAAAGATCAAAAGCGAATCGAACGATAAAGGGAACCTGACCGCGGATGTTCAATTAGTCCGAAACAAACTGAAGGACAAGAAATCCATCTTTATAGATACGAGAGAAGAAAGAGAATTTTTGGGAGAGACTCCTTACGGAGAATCAAAGGGCGGACATCTTCCTGGAGCAAAATGGCTGTACTATAAACAACTCTTGGACAAGAATGGATATCTCTTGTCAGATTCTAAGATACTTCCCAAATTGCACGAGTTAGGAATCTCCAAAGATAAGACTGTGATCTCTTATTGCACAGGAGGAGTTCGATCCGGATGGATGACCTCCGTTTTAATTTCCCTAGGATACGATGCTAAGAATTACGCAGGTTCCATGTGGGAGTGGACTTCTCCTAAATTTGAAAATCATCCCTTGGTTTTAAAATAAGATCAACTGATGTCTCTTGCTCAAAAGAAAAAGATCTACTGGAGTCTAGGATTTTTATTTTTTTCCTTGGGAATCGCATATCTTCTTTGGCCGAGTCGAAGCCTAGAGCCTGTTTCCGTGAATCAGGTTTTTGCGAACGCACATTGGGCAAAGCCGATACCGAATCTTCCTCCTCTTGCAGGAGTGGGAGAAGTGCGTGCAGAGAATTGCGGCAGATGTCATACCGAAATCTATCAAGAATGGAAGACATCCACTCACGCTAACGCTCTTTCCGACATACAATTCCAATCGGAGCTTACTAAGTCTTCTTCTCCCAAATGGCTTTGCTTAAATTGCCATACTCCTGTAGCAAATCAGAGGGAGAATCTAGTCAACTATCTCCAGAACGGAGACTATAAACTTCCGATAGAAGAAAAAAATCCTCACTTCGATCCTAAGATGAAGGCAGAAGCGATTACCTGCGCTGCTTGCCATGTTCGCTTGGATGAACAAGGAAATTCTTATGTGATTGGGGCAAATGGAGAAACTAAACCACCGCATCCGGTTCGGATCCAACCTGAGAAACTAAGACAGCGCTGTTTAGATTGCCATAATGCGAATTATGAATTAGACGATCAGTTAGTCTGCGCGTTCAAGACTGGCAACGAATTACAAGCGTCTAAGGCGACTCATGGAAAAGAAACCTGCGGATCTTGTCACATGCAAGAAGTCCAGCGCAGATTCGTGAAAGCCGAATTAGGAACTCCAGTACGAAAGGCTCATAAACACGCTTTCATAGGAGGAGGAGTCCCTAAGAGATTCGATCTCTACCAGAAGCAAATTCCAGGAGGATATAGGATCGGGCTAAAAGTCGATCCTATCCGTTGGAGCTTCTTAAAGAATGGATTGGAATATTCAATTTCTATTAAGAACGAAAAGGCAGCTCATAATATTCCTACCGGAGATCCGGAAAGGTTTCTATTAGGAAGGGTCTCTATTTTGGATCAAAAAGGAAACCTATTGGAAAAGAAGGAAATCAAGTTCGGTCAGGAATGGGAATGGTATCCTAAGGCCAAAATGGTCTCCGATACGAGGATACTTCCCGGAGAGACAAAGAACTGGAAAGAAACCTTTACTGTTCATTCTTCTAATTCTCCGACAAGAATTGTTTTAGAACTTTATCATATTCGCCTAAAGGAATCCAATGCGGAGTACATGAGAAAAGGAAATGATCTGGCTACAGAAGAATTTAAGAGAAAGATCGCAAAAGTAGAAGAGCATTACCCCTTCTCCAGTCTCATCTACAAAGAAGAAGCCGATTTGCGGACCCAGAAAAGAAAATTGTATTCTCCTGAAGAATTGATACGAATATCCTCTAACCGAAGAGGAGAATGATCTTGCAACCGATTTGGTCATCGGCAAAATTCCTGATTCCTGCATTAAACGAAGAAGAAAGTCTTCCTGGCGTTTTGGATTCTCTTCTTCGTTTAGGAATTCGTCCCGATCAGATCTTAGTCTTGGACAACGGCTCCAAGGATTCTACGCCGAACATTGCCATCCAAGCAGGAGCGATCCTAATCCATGAACCAAGAAGAGGCTATGGGGCAGCTTGCTTGGCGGGCATCGAATTCTTGAAACGATCTGATGCTTCTCCCACTCATATCGTATTTTTAGACGCAGACGGTTCCGATGATACGAATGATTTGAAAGACTTGTTTTATCCTTTCGAAGAGAATACCGCCACTGATTTTGTGATCGGTTCCAGAACCCAAGGTAAGGCGGAAGAAGGTTCACTTTCCTTTTTACAAAAATTCGGCAATTCTCTTTCTTGTTTTTTGATCCGGGTATTTTACGGGGTTTCCTTTTCTGATTTAGGACCCTTCCGAATATTAAGATGGGATTCTCTTCTCTCTTTGGAATTAAAGGATCTTACCTGGGGTTGGAATCTGGAAATGCAAATTAAAGCTGTCCGAAAAAGAATGATTATAAGGGAAATCCCGGTACATTACGAAAAGCGAAAGGGAGGAAAATCAAAGATCAGCGGAAATTTGATCGGAAGTCTGAAGGCTGGTTTTAAGATCCTTTATATTTTCTTTAAGCTGACTTTCTTTACGAAAGCATAATAGAATTCCTATACTCTATTTCGGTCCAAAACAGAAGAATCCAATATTTTTCGGATCTTTCCCCAGCTATAAGGTCTTTTGAGATGATTTTCGGTTAACTCTAGCGATTTGGTATTCCATTCCGAAACTGTAATGATCCGATACTGGCTTTTTAGTTTTTCCCATTCGATTGCTTCCGATTCGCCTAGACAAATATCTTCATCTACAAAGACCATGGTTATCCCAGTCTGGCTCTCCAGAACTGCTTTAGATTCATAAATATCATAAGCATGTAGTATATCATATCCGGCTCTCTTGAGTAAGGCGCAGAGATAATTCTCTCCTTTTAGATTCTTCTCCACTACGAGCAATTTTCGATCCCTAACTTCAGGAGGATTCTCGTCTGTAAATAATTCGGGTTCTCTGGCTAAAGGAAGATATATCTCTATTGTAGTCCCTTTATTCAATTCACTGTGAATAGAAATGGCTCCATTGGACTGCTTTACAAATCCGTAAACCATTGGCATTCCAAGCCCAGTCCCCTTTCCTGTGTCCTTCGTGGTAAAGAATGGTTCAAATACTCTTTCTTGCGTAGCTGAATCCATGCCTGTTCCCTCATCCCTTACGGAAATTACACAGGCATCTCCCATTTCCAAACCTCCGAGAAGAGCATTATGATTTTCCCTTCCCGCAGGAGAAAATGCTACGTTGATAAGAATTCGGCCTCCCTTAGGCATCGCATCTCTCGAGTTCAAACATAGATTCAAGATCGCATTTTCCAGACCATTCTTCTCGAAAGAGCATAGCAAAGGAAAATCTTCGGAACAAAACTCCAAACTGACTATATCGTTCCGTATTTTGGAAACGATGGAAAGAAAATCGGAGACAACATGATTCACATCTGCGACCTCAGGATTTACGGCTTGTTTACGAGAGAAGGAGAGAAGTCTTCGATTTAATTCAGCGCCTCTTTGCACTGCATCCTGTGCAGAGAAGACTCGTTTTAACAATTCAGGTGTTTCTCTTAAATGAAGTTCCAGAAGATCCAAGTTCGCAAGAATGATATTCAGAAGGTTATTGAAATCGTGAGCCATTCCTCCTGCAAGCTGACCCACTGCTTCCATCTTCTGAAGTTGTCTCATGGAATCGTTCCATTCCTTTTCTTCAGTGATATCCTGCATAGTTCCGGAACTTCCGATCACATTGCCTTGCTTACTCAGGATGACTTCTCCCTTGACCATCAAGGTTTTTTCGCGACCTTCTCTTGTAATGATTCTTAGCTCAGCTTCTTCGAAAACACCTTCTACGACGAACTTTTCATAATTCTTTAATATACGTTCTCTGTCATCCGCATGAACGAACTCTATAAATTCTTCGAAGCTAGGCGCAGGAATCTTAGGATCCAAATCAAATATTTCATAAAGACCGGGAGACCAGGACAATTCTCCCTCAAATTCCATACTCCAGCTTCCCATTTTCGCGATCTTCTGGGCCTTTTGAAGTTGCTCTTTGTTTCGATTTAATTTGTCCGCAAAGGATTCCAAAGTCTGGAGAGAAAGTTTGTCTTCGGTGATATCTCTACCGATGCAGAATATGGTCCCCGAATCGGG
The Leptospira semungkisensis DNA segment above includes these coding regions:
- a CDS encoding sulfurtransferase, whose protein sequence is MQGFVSLVFIFLVSSSLWATEDRVSGLRGWFLGAPEALYLSKQGAIFVDAREGISLSSFPKSVSLDWQSISRKDSPFQGNLLPKSEAKEVLHKKGLKEDNIILVYGDPVNGWGEEGRIVWSLRSLGFSKSFIVDGGYGAIRKSSGSAIPSRPDLLEKIKSESNDKGNLTADVQLVRNKLKDKKSIFIDTREEREFLGETPYGESKGGHLPGAKWLYYKQLLDKNGYLLSDSKILPKLHELGISKDKTVISYCTGGVRSGWMTSVLISLGYDAKNYAGSMWEWTSPKFENHPLVLK
- a CDS encoding multiheme c-type cytochrome, with the translated sequence MSLAQKKKIYWSLGFLFFSLGIAYLLWPSRSLEPVSVNQVFANAHWAKPIPNLPPLAGVGEVRAENCGRCHTEIYQEWKTSTHANALSDIQFQSELTKSSSPKWLCLNCHTPVANQRENLVNYLQNGDYKLPIEEKNPHFDPKMKAEAITCAACHVRLDEQGNSYVIGANGETKPPHPVRIQPEKLRQRCLDCHNANYELDDQLVCAFKTGNELQASKATHGKETCGSCHMQEVQRRFVKAELGTPVRKAHKHAFIGGGVPKRFDLYQKQIPGGYRIGLKVDPIRWSFLKNGLEYSISIKNEKAAHNIPTGDPERFLLGRVSILDQKGNLLEKKEIKFGQEWEWYPKAKMVSDTRILPGETKNWKETFTVHSSNSPTRIVLELYHIRLKESNAEYMRKGNDLATEEFKRKIAKVEEHYPFSSLIYKEEADLRTQKRKLYSPEELIRISSNRRGE
- a CDS encoding glycosyltransferase family 2 protein, whose product is MILQPIWSSAKFLIPALNEEESLPGVLDSLLRLGIRPDQILVLDNGSKDSTPNIAIQAGAILIHEPRRGYGAACLAGIEFLKRSDASPTHIVFLDADGSDDTNDLKDLFYPFEENTATDFVIGSRTQGKAEEGSLSFLQKFGNSLSCFLIRVFYGVSFSDLGPFRILRWDSLLSLELKDLTWGWNLEMQIKAVRKRMIIREIPVHYEKRKGGKSKISGNLIGSLKAGFKILYIFFKLTFFTKA
- a CDS encoding PAS domain-containing sensor histidine kinase → MATGRNEEFSKQGPLGNLPESNQEVGPILDSISDAFIFSDSNWNLTYINEKAENLFRHPREELIGKNLLKDFPGLLGTDFETNYKRAKETAKPQAFEVFYKPANIWLEGRIYPRPEGFLIYYIDITQRKRREIIWTIGESLLWDISTSDTLSSAFEKALRTLIKNTEWTFGQIWRSKEGLVYINHGDPYVYTSDTQISFREDSVGKMFNSKEGILKILNDTGELYFIQDLEKDDKLKRRNAALASGFRSWLGIPIISNGRFYEIELLSERVLNEEEAYLDLLEVVSKRFAEIVSRRAADEERKAMIELSSDIILTITSDCQIRKMNPAFSKLLGYERKYLINKNILNFLHPDDVEITKQKISTVSKERFESRCITKDGRTRYLFWNMVQSPDSGTIFCIGRDITEDKLSLQTLESFADKLNRNKEQLQKAQKIAKMGSWSMEFEGELSWSPGLYEIFDLDPKIPAPSFEEFIEFVHADDRERILKNYEKFVVEGVFEEAELRIITREGREKTLMVKGEVILSKQGNVIGSSGTMQDITEEKEWNDSMRQLQKMEAVGQLAGGMAHDFNNLLNIILANLDLLELHLRETPELLKRVFSAQDAVQRGAELNRRLLSFSRKQAVNPEVADVNHVVSDFLSIVSKIRNDIVSLEFCSEDFPLLCSFEKNGLENAILNLCLNSRDAMPKGGRILINVAFSPAGRENHNALLGGLEMGDACVISVRDEGTGMDSATQERVFEPFFTTKDTGKGTGLGMPMVYGFVKQSNGAISIHSELNKGTTIEIYLPLAREPELFTDENPPEVRDRKLLVVEKNLKGENYLCALLKRAGYDILHAYDIYESKAVLESQTGITMVFVDEDICLGESEAIEWEKLKSQYRIITVSEWNTKSLELTENHLKRPYSWGKIRKILDSSVLDRNRV